The Thalassotalea sp. 273M-4 genome includes a region encoding these proteins:
- a CDS encoding GMC family oxidoreductase, with the protein MAKNKGIQVFDYIIVGGGSAGGVLAYRLSEDPKNTVCLIEAGSSEKSLMISMPGAFGSHMFWHKYNWAYNSQPGSATDQRGHFCPRGKGLGGSSSINGMIYTRGHSSDYDTWAKQGNPGWDYKSLLAYFKKSENNGRGESVFHGCDGPLFVEDKKNPSYLVERLFKQATLEAGYPHNIDFNDNQLDGFGSYQLTIHKGQRAGVGKCFIEPAMHRDNVTVINNALVTKLVLHNKKVIGVCYKQNGKEQQVNAAKEVIVSAGTFNSPQLLMLSGIGCKHHLTELGLNVVHHLPGVGCNLQEHPDIQVVYENLKQDGFSLSAVGKRLTEVVQYTLSKTGPMATSIAAVGGYFKSSPDVALADIQLHFLPILFADHGRNIEYLMAHGFSCHLNVARPKSRGRVRLRSHNPESPPLIELNLLSDEDDIDRLVKAIKITRKIIDMPALAQHKGKEVFPGTECQTDTQLKQAIRERVSHIYHPVGTCKMGQDQMAVVDHELKVHGIDNLRVVDASIMPTLVSANTNAPTIMIAEKAADMILNP; encoded by the coding sequence ATGGCAAAAAATAAGGGCATACAGGTCTTTGATTACATCATCGTGGGCGGCGGCAGTGCTGGCGGGGTACTCGCCTATCGTTTATCAGAAGACCCCAAAAACACTGTTTGTTTGATTGAAGCGGGGAGCAGTGAGAAATCATTGATGATTAGTATGCCTGGTGCTTTTGGTAGCCACATGTTTTGGCACAAATATAACTGGGCTTATAATAGCCAGCCCGGTTCAGCGACCGATCAACGCGGCCATTTTTGCCCAAGAGGTAAAGGACTTGGTGGCTCAAGCTCAATTAACGGGATGATTTATACTCGAGGTCATAGCAGTGATTATGATACTTGGGCTAAACAAGGAAACCCTGGTTGGGATTATAAATCACTGCTGGCCTACTTTAAAAAATCTGAAAACAATGGCCGTGGTGAAAGTGTCTTTCACGGCTGCGACGGCCCTTTGTTTGTTGAGGATAAAAAAAATCCGTCTTATTTAGTAGAGCGTTTGTTTAAACAGGCCACCTTAGAGGCAGGTTATCCACACAATATAGATTTTAATGACAATCAACTTGATGGTTTTGGAAGCTACCAGTTAACCATTCATAAAGGACAAAGAGCCGGCGTTGGTAAATGTTTTATTGAACCTGCGATGCATCGAGATAACGTCACTGTGATTAACAATGCCTTAGTTACTAAGTTGGTTTTACACAATAAAAAAGTCATCGGGGTATGTTATAAACAAAATGGCAAAGAACAACAGGTTAACGCTGCAAAGGAAGTCATTGTATCTGCCGGTACATTTAATTCTCCCCAACTACTGATGCTATCCGGTATCGGTTGTAAGCATCATTTAACCGAGTTAGGGCTTAATGTTGTTCATCATTTACCAGGCGTAGGCTGTAATTTGCAAGAACACCCTGATATTCAAGTGGTGTACGAGAACCTAAAACAGGATGGCTTTAGTCTATCTGCAGTTGGCAAAAGGTTAACAGAAGTGGTTCAATACACCCTAAGTAAAACGGGCCCTATGGCAACCTCTATCGCCGCCGTTGGTGGCTACTTCAAGTCTTCCCCTGATGTTGCCCTAGCAGATATCCAATTACACTTCTTACCCATCCTCTTTGCAGATCATGGCCGTAATATTGAATATTTAATGGCACATGGGTTTTCTTGTCATCTGAATGTGGCTCGACCCAAAAGCCGAGGCCGAGTCCGTTTGCGCAGTCATAACCCAGAATCACCACCGTTAATTGAACTCAACTTATTAAGTGATGAAGATGATATAGACCGGTTAGTTAAAGCCATTAAAATCACCCGTAAGATCATCGATATGCCAGCCCTTGCTCAGCATAAAGGAAAGGAAGTGTTTCCAGGTACAGAATGTCAAACAGACACGCAATTAAAGCAAGCGATAAGAGAACGGGTTAGCCACATTTATCACCCAGTCGGGACCTGTAAGATGGGGCAAGATCAGATGGCCGTGGTAGATCACGAGTTAAAAGTCCATGGTATTGATAATTTACGCGTCGTTGACGCCTCGATAAT
- a CDS encoding YifB family Mg chelatase-like AAA ATPase, protein MPLAYVYSRARLGLDSPLVTIEVHLSRGLPGFNIVGLAETSVKESKDRVRSALLNCGYEFPSRKIIVNLAPADLKKDGGRFDLPIAIGILAASKQIPCQQLQNYEFAGELSLSGELRAFVGEIPFALATRDADRTAVFPSQNAQYGKLIEGVKLIALSHLKHLFGHLNGQQVLPFEQPDTVNEPKQDSTLLKDMADVIGQPLAKRAIELAACGGHNLIFVGPPGTGKTMLASRLAGILPPLNNEEALETAAIKSICGQDIFEDNWLQRPFRSPHHTASAVALVGGGSMASPGEISLAHNGVLFLDELPEFDRKVLDVLREPMEAGNITISRALHKTTYPARFQLVAAMNPSPTGFHTDKRSTPEQVLRYLNKLSGPFLDRIDIQIEVARLPKGEWQQSPENNESSIQIQQRVIECRHRQIQRQGKPNAHLSSRELKQHCQLNEKDTTFLDNAVEKLGLSTRAHHKILKIARTIADLEQCKDIKQHHLSEALSYRAMDRLIKYLTANLQPY, encoded by the coding sequence ATGCCACTAGCGTATGTATATTCTCGTGCCCGTTTAGGTCTAGACTCCCCCTTAGTCACAATAGAGGTGCACCTTTCCAGAGGCTTACCCGGTTTTAACATTGTTGGCCTAGCTGAAACCTCGGTAAAAGAATCTAAAGATCGAGTCAGAAGCGCCTTGCTAAATTGTGGTTATGAATTTCCCAGTCGAAAAATTATTGTCAATCTTGCACCCGCCGATCTAAAAAAAGATGGTGGTCGTTTTGATTTGCCCATTGCCATAGGTATTTTAGCCGCTTCGAAGCAAATACCTTGTCAACAACTACAGAACTATGAATTTGCCGGCGAGCTGTCTTTATCCGGTGAATTACGCGCCTTTGTTGGTGAGATCCCGTTTGCATTAGCAACTCGCGATGCTGATCGTACTGCGGTATTTCCGAGTCAAAACGCGCAATATGGCAAATTAATCGAAGGGGTCAAGTTAATTGCTTTATCCCACTTAAAACATTTATTTGGCCACTTAAATGGTCAACAGGTGCTGCCATTTGAGCAACCTGATACGGTAAACGAGCCAAAGCAAGACTCTACGCTATTAAAAGATATGGCGGATGTAATTGGGCAACCGTTGGCTAAACGGGCCATAGAGCTGGCAGCTTGTGGGGGGCATAATCTTATTTTTGTTGGCCCACCTGGTACGGGAAAAACAATGCTGGCTTCTCGACTCGCGGGTATTTTACCGCCTTTAAACAATGAAGAAGCGCTAGAGACAGCTGCGATTAAATCCATTTGTGGACAAGACATATTCGAAGACAATTGGCTGCAGCGACCTTTTCGATCACCACATCACACCGCATCGGCAGTCGCCTTAGTGGGTGGGGGCAGTATGGCCAGCCCAGGTGAAATCTCTTTAGCCCATAATGGGGTTTTATTTCTAGATGAGTTACCCGAGTTCGATCGTAAAGTTTTAGACGTCTTAAGAGAGCCGATGGAGGCCGGTAACATTACGATTTCCAGAGCGTTACATAAAACAACTTACCCAGCTAGGTTTCAACTCGTTGCGGCAATGAATCCTTCACCAACCGGCTTTCATACCGATAAACGGTCAACGCCAGAGCAAGTATTACGCTACTTGAATAAATTATCAGGGCCTTTTTTAGATCGGATTGATATTCAAATTGAAGTCGCCAGACTGCCAAAAGGTGAATGGCAACAATCGCCAGAAAATAATGAAAGCTCCATACAAATCCAACAACGAGTGATCGAATGTAGGCACAGACAAATACAACGCCAGGGTAAACCCAATGCGCATTTATCGAGTCGAGAGTTAAAGCAACACTGTCAACTCAATGAAAAAGATACGACATTTTTAGACAATGCCGTCGAAAAATTGGGGTTATCGACACGAGCCCATCATAAAATTTTAAAAATTGCCCGTACCATAGCCGACTTAGAGCAGTGTAAAGACATTAAGCAACATCATTTATCTGAAGCGTTATCTTATCGAGCAATGGATCGGTTGATTAAATATTTGACTGCAAACTTACAACCTTATTAA
- the ilvG gene encoding acetolactate synthase 2 catalytic subunit, with protein MNGAQLVLNVLQQQGVTDVFGYPGGAIMPIYDALYDSAIKHYLCRHEQGAGFSAIGYARAHKTVGVCLATSGPGATNLITALADAMSDSVPIVAITGQVSTQAMGSDAFQEVDIIGLSLAVTKHCIQVRSADELADIIEQAFVIAQSGRMGPVLIDIPKDIQLAPCQFVMSGQSDHGTHQQIDSKSLAQAKSLLQSAQKPVVYVGGGVGMANGVTQLRAFLGQCQVPSVSTLKGLGAVAPNDPLYLGMLGMHGTKAANLAVQQCDLLLVIGARFDDRVTGKLDEFAPDAKVIHVDIDAAEIDKRRPADVAVLANLPVFLEKLVCPLKITAWQQHCQQLKAQYKWCYQHPGTGIFAPALLAQLSTLLPTNSVVTTDVGQHQMWVAQHMSFEQPQNFLTSGGQGAMGFGLPSAIGAQVARHQDAVVAVCGDGSFMMNVQELATLKRYQLPVKVVLIDNARLGMVRQWQQLFFQQRYSETDLSDNPEFTVLASAFGIKSRCIHEQVQVEAAFKEMLAHPGPYLLHVKIDAMENVWPLVPPESSNEQMLESL; from the coding sequence ATGAATGGTGCACAGCTGGTTTTAAATGTACTCCAACAACAGGGGGTTACCGATGTGTTTGGCTATCCAGGTGGTGCCATTATGCCCATTTATGATGCGCTTTATGACAGTGCCATTAAACATTATTTATGCCGACATGAACAAGGCGCTGGGTTTTCAGCGATTGGCTATGCCAGAGCCCATAAAACCGTTGGGGTTTGCTTAGCCACATCCGGGCCTGGGGCAACCAACCTTATCACCGCCCTTGCCGATGCAATGAGTGATTCAGTCCCCATTGTTGCAATAACTGGCCAAGTATCGACTCAAGCAATGGGCTCAGACGCATTTCAAGAGGTGGATATCATTGGATTATCTTTGGCCGTTACTAAGCACTGTATTCAAGTGCGAAGCGCTGATGAGTTAGCCGACATTATTGAACAAGCGTTTGTCATTGCCCAATCTGGGCGCATGGGGCCTGTGCTGATTGATATCCCCAAAGATATTCAGCTTGCCCCCTGTCAGTTTGTTATGAGTGGCCAATCAGATCATGGCACCCATCAGCAAATCGATTCAAAGTCGTTAGCACAAGCGAAATCTCTGTTGCAATCAGCGCAAAAACCTGTGGTCTACGTTGGCGGTGGTGTTGGTATGGCCAATGGTGTTACTCAATTAAGAGCCTTTTTAGGGCAATGCCAAGTTCCTAGTGTCTCAACGTTGAAAGGGCTTGGTGCTGTCGCGCCCAACGATCCCTTGTACCTAGGCATGTTAGGGATGCACGGTACCAAGGCGGCAAACCTTGCTGTTCAACAATGCGATTTATTATTGGTAATTGGTGCTCGTTTTGATGACCGGGTGACCGGAAAACTGGACGAGTTTGCGCCTGATGCCAAAGTTATTCATGTTGATATTGACGCCGCTGAAATCGACAAACGACGCCCCGCAGATGTTGCTGTGCTGGCCAATTTGCCAGTATTTTTAGAAAAACTCGTGTGTCCGCTTAAGATAACGGCTTGGCAACAACACTGCCAACAACTGAAAGCCCAATATAAATGGTGTTATCAACATCCTGGTACGGGAATTTTTGCGCCGGCTTTACTGGCGCAGTTAAGTACTTTGTTACCAACAAACTCGGTGGTTACAACCGATGTGGGTCAGCACCAAATGTGGGTGGCGCAACATATGAGCTTTGAACAACCGCAAAATTTTTTAACCAGTGGTGGTCAGGGTGCCATGGGGTTTGGTTTACCATCGGCAATAGGGGCACAAGTTGCTCGACATCAAGATGCTGTTGTGGCGGTTTGTGGTGATGGCTCCTTTATGATGAATGTGCAGGAGTTAGCGACTTTAAAGCGTTATCAACTACCGGTCAAAGTGGTGTTAATTGACAATGCTCGGTTGGGCATGGTGCGTCAATGGCAACAATTATTTTTTCAACAGCGTTACAGCGAAACGGACTTAAGTGATAATCCGGAGTTTACGGTATTGGCTTCAGCCTTTGGTATTAAATCGCGTTGTATTCATGAGCAAGTGCAAGTCGAAGCTGCGTTTAAGGAAATGTTAGCGCATCCGGGGCCTTATTTGCTGCATGTCAAAATTGATGCAATGGAAAATGTATGGCCCTTAGTGCCCCCAGAGTCATCAAACGAACAAATGTTAGAATCTTTATAA
- the ilvM gene encoding acetolactate synthase 2 small subunit, with protein MSVYMLDIKTSLNPLVLERILQVTRYRGFQLQTVAMYPATKKSGFVVQLSVESDKSVKNLKKQLLKIIDIEAINIDDQGLSKIFA; from the coding sequence ATGTCAGTGTATATGTTGGATATTAAAACAAGTTTGAACCCTTTAGTGCTCGAACGTATTTTACAAGTGACTCGTTATCGAGGATTTCAATTGCAGACTGTGGCGATGTATCCGGCCACTAAAAAGAGTGGCTTTGTAGTCCAGCTGTCAGTAGAAAGTGACAAATCGGTGAAAAACCTGAAAAAACAATTATTAAAAATTATCGACATTGAAGCTATAAACATTGATGATCAGGGTTTGAGTAAAATATTTGCCTGA
- a CDS encoding branched-chain amino acid transaminase, producing the protein MAKVNADLIWFNGELMPWENATVHVMSHALHYGSSVFEGIRAYKTYKGTCIFRLEEHIDRLFDSAKIYRINIPYTREEIIQACKDSVAKNNLDAAYLRPLAFLGDVGMGLRAPADAKADVMIAAFSWEAYLGADAMENGVNVGVSSWNRLAPNTMPTAAKAGGNYLSSQLISNEAARHGYTEGIALDINNYVSEGAGQNLFLVRKGKIVTPPGTSSILPGLTRDAVMKLAEQLGYEVSEELISREALYLADEFFMCGTATEIVPVSTVDGIKVGTGKRGEVTKKIQDAFFGIFDGSTEDVWGWLDPVK; encoded by the coding sequence ATGGCAAAAGTTAATGCTGATTTAATTTGGTTCAATGGCGAATTAATGCCTTGGGAAAATGCAACAGTGCATGTTATGAGTCACGCTTTGCATTATGGTTCATCGGTTTTTGAAGGTATTCGTGCGTATAAAACCTATAAAGGGACGTGTATTTTCCGTCTTGAAGAGCACATTGATCGTTTGTTTGATTCGGCCAAAATCTACCGAATTAATATTCCTTATACCCGTGAAGAAATCATCCAAGCGTGTAAAGACTCAGTAGCGAAAAATAATCTAGATGCAGCTTACTTGCGTCCTCTAGCCTTTTTAGGTGATGTTGGAATGGGCTTAAGAGCCCCGGCAGATGCGAAAGCGGATGTGATGATCGCTGCGTTTAGCTGGGAAGCCTACTTAGGCGCTGATGCGATGGAAAATGGGGTAAATGTTGGGGTGTCGTCATGGAATCGTTTAGCCCCTAACACGATGCCAACGGCCGCTAAAGCGGGTGGTAACTACCTGTCTTCGCAATTAATTTCTAATGAAGCTGCTCGTCATGGTTACACCGAAGGTATTGCGCTTGATATCAATAACTACGTTAGTGAAGGTGCAGGTCAAAACTTGTTCTTAGTCCGCAAAGGAAAAATTGTGACGCCACCAGGCACCTCCTCAATTTTACCCGGTTTAACCCGAGATGCGGTGATGAAACTGGCAGAACAATTAGGTTATGAAGTGAGTGAAGAGCTTATCTCGCGCGAAGCTTTATATCTTGCCGATGAATTTTTCATGTGTGGTACCGCGACTGAAATCGTACCAGTAAGTACGGTTGATGGCATTAAAGTTGGTACAGGCAAGCGCGGTGAAGTAACGAAAAAAATACAAGATGCATTTTTTGGGATTTTTGATGGCTCGACCGAAGATGTATGGGGTTGGTTAGACCCAGTGAAATAA
- the ilvD gene encoding dihydroxy-acid dehydratase: MPKLRSATSTQGRNMAGARALWRATGMTDNDFGKPIIAVVNSFTQFVPGHVHLKDMGQLVAGAIEKAGGVAKEFNTIAVDDGIAMGHSGMLYSLPSRELIADSVEYMVNAHCVDAMVCISNCDKITPGMMMAALRLNIPVIFVSGGPMEAGKTKLSDQIIKLDLVDAMMQGADPKVSDEQAAQVERSACPTCGSCSGMFTANSMNCLAEALGLALPGNGSMLATHSDRESLFLKAGEQIVTLAERYYHQDDASVLPRNIANKAAFENAMCLDIAMGGSTNTVLHLLAAAQEAKVDFTMDDIDRLSRKVPHLCKVAPSTQKYHMEDVHRAGGVVAILGELARAGLLHMDAKNVLTTDLTQLIAQYDITLTDSEAVKTFYKAGPAGIRTTKAFSQSCRYDSLDDDRQHGCIREHQHAFSQDGGLAVLSGNIARKGCIVKTAGVAKENLIFEGVARVYESQEDAVAGILNGDVVAGDVVVIRYEGPKGGPGMQEMLYPTTYLKSMGLGTQCALITDGRFSGGTSGLSIGHVSPEAANGGDIALIEQGDPIHINIPNRSIELKVSEQEMATRRQAMQAKGPLAWQPVERVRPISYALKTYAMLATSADQGAVRNTRLLDGQESIESSF, encoded by the coding sequence ATGCCTAAATTGCGCTCAGCAACTTCAACCCAAGGACGAAATATGGCTGGAGCCCGTGCTTTATGGCGGGCTACAGGGATGACCGATAATGATTTTGGCAAGCCGATTATTGCGGTGGTCAATTCATTTACTCAGTTTGTTCCCGGTCATGTGCATTTAAAAGACATGGGACAACTCGTTGCAGGCGCGATTGAAAAAGCAGGAGGCGTGGCCAAAGAGTTTAATACCATTGCTGTTGATGATGGTATTGCAATGGGACACTCAGGCATGCTCTACAGTTTACCTTCTCGTGAGCTTATTGCGGATTCGGTTGAGTACATGGTGAATGCTCATTGTGTCGATGCCATGGTTTGTATCTCCAACTGCGACAAAATCACCCCAGGGATGATGATGGCGGCTTTACGTCTCAATATTCCGGTGATTTTTGTCTCTGGTGGTCCGATGGAAGCGGGTAAAACCAAGTTAAGCGATCAAATCATCAAGTTGGATTTGGTTGATGCTATGATGCAAGGCGCTGATCCTAAGGTCTCAGACGAACAAGCAGCGCAAGTTGAACGGTCTGCATGCCCGACTTGCGGCTCATGTTCCGGTATGTTTACCGCCAATTCGATGAATTGCTTGGCCGAAGCCTTGGGCTTGGCGCTGCCAGGTAATGGTTCAATGTTAGCCACACACAGTGACCGAGAAAGCCTATTTTTAAAAGCCGGCGAGCAAATTGTTACCTTGGCTGAGCGCTATTATCATCAAGATGACGCCAGTGTATTACCTCGCAATATTGCCAATAAAGCCGCATTTGAAAACGCCATGTGTTTAGATATTGCGATGGGGGGCTCAACCAATACGGTGTTGCACTTGTTGGCCGCCGCGCAAGAAGCCAAAGTCGACTTTACCATGGACGATATTGACCGATTATCACGTAAAGTTCCACACCTGTGTAAAGTTGCACCGTCAACGCAAAAATATCATATGGAAGATGTGCATCGCGCCGGTGGTGTGGTCGCCATTTTAGGGGAGTTAGCGCGTGCCGGTTTATTACATATGGATGCTAAGAATGTTTTAACCACAGATTTAACTCAATTGATTGCGCAATACGATATTACTTTAACCGACTCTGAAGCGGTTAAAACCTTTTACAAGGCGGGGCCCGCTGGGATTCGAACGACAAAAGCATTTTCCCAAAGTTGTCGTTACGATAGCCTAGATGATGACAGGCAACACGGCTGTATTCGAGAGCATCAACATGCCTTTTCGCAAGACGGTGGCTTAGCGGTGCTGTCTGGTAATATTGCTCGCAAGGGCTGTATTGTTAAAACCGCAGGGGTAGCTAAAGAAAACTTGATATTTGAGGGTGTCGCTCGAGTCTATGAAAGCCAAGAAGACGCGGTTGCTGGTATCTTAAATGGTGACGTTGTCGCAGGTGATGTTGTGGTTATTCGTTACGAGGGCCCTAAAGGTGGGCCAGGGATGCAAGAGATGTTGTATCCAACGACCTATTTAAAGTCGATGGGGCTAGGTACTCAATGCGCATTAATTACCGATGGTCGTTTTTCGGGCGGAACATCGGGGTTGTCAATTGGCCATGTATCGCCAGAGGCGGCTAATGGCGGTGATATTGCTTTAATAGAACAAGGCGATCCGATTCACATCAACATTCCCAATCGAAGCATCGAGTTGAAAGTCAGTGAACAAGAAATGGCCACAAGGCGACAAGCGATGCAAGCTAAAGGTCCTCTTGCATGGCAACCGGTCGAACGTGTTCGTCCGATAAGCTATGCATTAAAAACCTATGCCATGTTAGCGACCAGTGCTGACCAAGGTGCGGTTCGAAATACCCGTTTACTTGATGGCCAAGAAAGCATCGAAAGTTCATTTTAA
- the ilvA gene encoding threonine ammonia-lyase, biosynthetic translates to MKVDPHVKNNQPETNIKELGLEYLRRILLAPVYDVAKESDLTPLTKLSASLHNQIYLKREDQQPVHSFKLRGAYNKLAQLSKAQHNNGVIAASAGNHAQGMALAAKKLGIHATIVMPITTPDIKVDNVRRFGAEVRLVGKSFNEAQQASIQYAQAEHKTIIHPFDDPDVIAGQGTVGKEVMQQLPHADAVFIPVGGGGLLAGMAVYLKQLCPGIKVYGVEAQDSACLEAAMNAGEPVDLEHVGLFADGVAVKRIGEHTFSLIKHYCDGVITVSTDEICAAIKDTFEQTRVIAEPAGALSLAGLKKYCHTSVGNESLVAILSGANMNFHSLRYVSERCELGEQKEAVLAVTIKEQKGSFRRFCKDLGNQGITEFNYRYADGEQAQIFVGVRLSGGVKETDDLIQNLQEKGYLVQDFTNNELAKLHVRYMIGGANHSVEHERLFSFEFPEYPGALEKFLDTLGELWNISLFHYRNHGAAFGQVLAGIVVQDEQQLAFFRHLKDLGYQWQEETDNPAYQVFLAKKN, encoded by the coding sequence ATGAAAGTTGATCCGCATGTTAAAAATAACCAACCTGAGACGAATATCAAAGAACTTGGGTTGGAGTATTTACGTCGAATTTTGCTCGCGCCGGTTTATGATGTTGCCAAAGAGTCCGACTTAACCCCACTGACTAAACTGTCGGCTTCATTACACAATCAGATTTATTTGAAACGCGAAGATCAACAGCCTGTCCATTCTTTTAAGTTACGTGGTGCCTACAATAAACTGGCTCAGCTTAGTAAAGCCCAACACAACAATGGCGTTATTGCTGCCTCGGCGGGGAATCATGCCCAAGGTATGGCGTTGGCGGCGAAAAAATTAGGTATTCACGCGACCATTGTGATGCCTATTACGACCCCAGACATAAAAGTAGATAATGTCCGCCGTTTTGGTGCCGAAGTGAGGTTGGTGGGCAAAAGCTTTAATGAAGCGCAACAAGCGTCAATACAATATGCCCAAGCAGAGCACAAAACCATTATTCATCCCTTTGATGATCCTGATGTGATTGCCGGTCAAGGCACGGTAGGAAAAGAGGTGATGCAACAATTGCCCCATGCTGATGCGGTATTTATTCCCGTTGGTGGTGGCGGATTATTGGCGGGGATGGCGGTATATTTAAAACAGCTTTGTCCTGGTATTAAAGTCTATGGCGTTGAAGCTCAGGATTCGGCGTGCTTAGAAGCGGCGATGAATGCCGGGGAACCGGTTGATTTAGAGCATGTCGGCTTATTTGCTGATGGCGTTGCGGTTAAGCGCATTGGTGAACATACGTTCTCTTTAATTAAGCATTACTGCGATGGTGTGATAACGGTTAGCACCGACGAAATCTGCGCTGCCATCAAAGATACGTTTGAACAAACTCGGGTTATCGCAGAGCCTGCTGGCGCTTTATCCTTAGCAGGATTGAAAAAGTATTGCCATACCAGCGTTGGCAATGAGTCGCTAGTGGCTATTTTATCTGGGGCTAATATGAACTTTCATTCGCTTCGTTATGTTTCTGAGCGTTGTGAGCTCGGGGAGCAAAAAGAAGCGGTATTAGCGGTAACCATAAAAGAGCAAAAAGGGAGTTTTCGTCGTTTTTGTAAAGATTTGGGCAATCAAGGTATTACTGAATTTAACTACCGTTATGCCGATGGCGAACAAGCACAAATATTTGTTGGCGTGCGCTTATCTGGCGGGGTTAAAGAAACCGATGATTTAATTCAAAATCTTCAGGAAAAAGGCTATCTGGTACAAGACTTTACCAATAATGAGTTAGCCAAACTGCATGTGCGCTATATGATTGGAGGCGCCAACCATTCGGTTGAACACGAACGATTGTTCAGTTTTGAATTTCCAGAGTATCCTGGCGCTTTGGAAAAATTTCTCGATACCCTTGGCGAGTTATGGAATATTTCGTTATTTCACTATCGCAATCATGGGGCTGCATTTGGTCAGGTTTTGGCGGGAATTGTGGTGCAAGACGAGCAACAGTTAGCGTTTTTTAGGCATTTAAAAGATTTAGGTTATCAGTGGCAGGAAGAAACCGATAACCCAGCTTATCAGGTGTTTTTAGCGAAGAAAAACTAG
- the ubiK gene encoding ubiquinone biosynthesis accessory factor UbiK codes for MINAKKIEDIAKQITEAIPPGVKSAANDFEAKAKQVLQSKLSQLDVVTREEFDVQTQVLIKTRAKLDELSQKVAELEAQLNQKNSTEPSAE; via the coding sequence ATGATCAACGCCAAAAAAATTGAAGACATTGCCAAACAAATTACCGAAGCGATCCCTCCAGGGGTTAAGAGTGCCGCCAACGATTTTGAAGCGAAAGCGAAGCAGGTGTTACAATCGAAATTGTCTCAATTAGATGTTGTAACTCGCGAAGAGTTTGACGTTCAAACGCAAGTGCTGATTAAGACCCGAGCGAAACTTGATGAGTTAAGCCAGAAGGTCGCCGAGCTAGAAGCTCAGCTCAATCAAAAAAATTCAACTGAGCCGTCAGCAGAATAA